One part of the Arabidopsis thaliana chromosome 1 sequence genome encodes these proteins:
- a CDS encoding Pectin lyase-like superfamily protein (Pectin lyase-like superfamily protein; FUNCTIONS IN: polygalacturonase activity; INVOLVED IN: carbohydrate metabolic process; LOCATED IN: plant-type cell wall; EXPRESSED IN: 15 plant structures; EXPRESSED DURING: 6 growth stages; CONTAINS InterPro DOMAIN/s: Pectin lyase fold/virulence factor (InterPro:IPR011050), Pectin lyase fold (InterPro:IPR012334), Glycoside hydrolase, family 28 (InterPro:IPR000743), Parallel beta-helix repeat (InterPro:IPR006626); BEST Arabidopsis thaliana protein match is: Pectin lyase-like superfamily protein (TAIR:AT1G70500.1); Has 30201 Blast hits to 17322 proteins in 780 species: Archae - 12; Bacteria - 1396; Metazoa - 17338; Fungi - 3422; Plants - 5037; Viruses - 0; Other Eukaryotes - 2996 (source: NCBI BLink).), translating into MSYSRGGTLVTLLLLLVVASSLALTANANSFESLLQLPRRQSRSTRPRSERLLHVGNFGAKGNGVTDDTKAFADAWKTACSSKVKTRILVPENYTCLLRPIDLSGPCKARLTLQISGTIIAPNDPDVWEGLNRRKWLYFHGLSRLTVEGGGTVNGMGQEWWERSCKHNHSNPCRGAPTALTFHKCKNMRVENLNVIDSQQMHIALTSCRRVTISGLKVIAPATSPNTDGIHISVSRGIVIDNTTVSTGDDCISIVKNSTQISISNIICGPGHGISIGSLGKSKSWEEVRDITVDTAIISDTANGVRIKTWQGGSGLVSKIIFRNIKMNNVSNPIIIDQYYCDSRKPCANQTSAISIENISFVHVRGTSASKEAIKISCSDSSPCRNILLQDIDLEPSNGDGFTESFCWEAYGSSSGQVYPPPCLSDDTSFLEQSVQSGITSAYL; encoded by the exons atgaGTTATTCACGCGGCGGTACTCTTGTCACTCTTTTGTTACTACTAGTCGTAGCCTCCTCACTCGCTTTGACCGCAAACGCGAATTCGTTCGAATCGCTCCTCCAGCTCCCGCGGAGACAGTCGCGCTCGACCCGACCCAGATCCGAACGGCTCCTCCACGTTGGCAATTTTGGTGCCAAAGGCAATGGCGTCACCGACGACACTAAA GCGTTTGCAGATGCTTGGAAGACAGCTTGTTCTTCCAAAGTCAAAACCAGAATCTTGGTGCCTGAAAATTACACTTGTCTCCTTCGGCCTATTGATCTTTCTGGACCTTGTAAAGCAAGACTCACACTCCAG ATCTCTGGTACAATCATTGCTCCCAATGATCCAGATGTTTGGGAAGGTCTTAACCGCCGAAAATGGCTATATTTCCATGGTTTGAGCCGCTTAACTGTTGAAGGAGGCGGCACTGTTAACGGGATGGGGCAAGAATGGTGGGAAAGATCTTGCAAACACAATCATTCCAAC CCTTGTCGAGGTGCTCCAACG GCCTTAACATTCCACAAGTGCAAGAATATGAGAGTTGAGAACCTCAATGTGATTGATAGTCAACAAATGCACATTGCCTTAACCAGCTGTCGCCGTGTGACCATCTCTGGTTTAAAGGTCATAGCTCCTGCTACTAGTCCCAATACTGATGGAATTCACATAAGCGTCTCTCGTGGTATCGTTATAGACAACACTACTGTCAGCACAG GAGATGACTGCATTTCGATAGTTAAAAACTCTACACAGATCTCCATCAGCAACATTATATGTGGTCCTGGCCATGGCATAAG CATTGGAAGCCtaggaaaatcaaaatcttggGAAGAAGTTAGAGACATAACAGTTGATACGGCCATCATCTCTGACACTGCGAATGGTGTTCGGATCAAAACATGGCAG GGAGGGAGTGGTTTGGTCTCAAAAATTATCTTTAGGAACATCAAGATGAACAATGTGTCAAACCCCATCATCATCGATCAGTATTACTGCGATTCTAGGAAGCCGTGTGCGAATCAG ACATCAGCTATTAGCATTGAGAACATCTCATTTGTTCACGTGAGGGGCACCTCAGCATCAAAGGAAGCAATCAAGATCTCTTGCAGCGATAGTTCACCATGTCGCAACATACTTCTACAAGACATTGATCTTGAACCATCAAACGGTGATGGTTTCACAGAGTCTTTCTGTTGGGAAGCTTATGGTTCTAGTTCGGGTCAAGTGTACCCTCCTCCTTGTCTTTCAGATGACACAAGCTTCTTAGAACAGTCGGTTCAGTCCGGGATCACATCTGCATACCTTTGA
- a CDS encoding Pectin lyase-like superfamily protein, which produces MSYSRGGTLVTLLLLLVVASSLALTANANSFESLLQLPRRQSRSTRPRSERLLHVGNFGAKGNGVTDDTKAFADAWKTACSSKVKTRILVPENYTCLLRPIDLSGPCKARLTLQISGTIIAPNDPDVWEGLNRRKWLYFHGLSRLTVEGGGTVNGMGQEWWERSCKHNHSNPCRGAPTALTFHKCKNMRVENLNVIDSQQMHIALTSCRRVTISGLKVIAPATSPNTDGIHISVSRGIVIDNTTVSTGDDCISIVKNSTQISISNIICGPGHGISIGSLGKSKSWEEVRDITVDTAIISDTANGVRIKTWQVIPSYQSSHLRSEMKRT; this is translated from the exons atgaGTTATTCACGCGGCGGTACTCTTGTCACTCTTTTGTTACTACTAGTCGTAGCCTCCTCACTCGCTTTGACCGCAAACGCGAATTCGTTCGAATCGCTCCTCCAGCTCCCGCGGAGACAGTCGCGCTCGACCCGACCCAGATCCGAACGGCTCCTCCACGTTGGCAATTTTGGTGCCAAAGGCAATGGCGTCACCGACGACACTAAA GCGTTTGCAGATGCTTGGAAGACAGCTTGTTCTTCCAAAGTCAAAACCAGAATCTTGGTGCCTGAAAATTACACTTGTCTCCTTCGGCCTATTGATCTTTCTGGACCTTGTAAAGCAAGACTCACACTCCAG ATCTCTGGTACAATCATTGCTCCCAATGATCCAGATGTTTGGGAAGGTCTTAACCGCCGAAAATGGCTATATTTCCATGGTTTGAGCCGCTTAACTGTTGAAGGAGGCGGCACTGTTAACGGGATGGGGCAAGAATGGTGGGAAAGATCTTGCAAACACAATCATTCCAAC CCTTGTCGAGGTGCTCCAACG GCCTTAACATTCCACAAGTGCAAGAATATGAGAGTTGAGAACCTCAATGTGATTGATAGTCAACAAATGCACATTGCCTTAACCAGCTGTCGCCGTGTGACCATCTCTGGTTTAAAGGTCATAGCTCCTGCTACTAGTCCCAATACTGATGGAATTCACATAAGCGTCTCTCGTGGTATCGTTATAGACAACACTACTGTCAGCACAG GAGATGACTGCATTTCGATAGTTAAAAACTCTACACAGATCTCCATCAGCAACATTATATGTGGTCCTGGCCATGGCATAAG CATTGGAAGCCtaggaaaatcaaaatcttggGAAGAAGTTAGAGACATAACAGTTGATACGGCCATCATCTCTGACACTGCGAATGGTGTTCGGATCAAAACATGGCAGGTGATTCCATCTTATCAAAGTTCCCATTTACGTTCTGAGATGAAAAGAACTTAA
- a CDS encoding uncharacterized protein (unknown protein; FUNCTIONS IN: molecular_function unknown; INVOLVED IN: biological_process unknown; LOCATED IN: plasma membrane; EXPRESSED IN: 21 plant structures; EXPRESSED DURING: 10 growth stages; BEST Arabidopsis thaliana protein match is: unknown protein (TAIR:AT1G15400.3); Has 30201 Blast hits to 17322 proteins in 780 species: Archae - 12; Bacteria - 1396; Metazoa - 17338; Fungi - 3422; Plants - 5037; Viruses - 0; Other Eukaryotes - 2996 (source: NCBI BLink).) encodes MAGLQRSTISFRRQGSSGIVWDDRLIAELSQQAANDRKGETLQQDEQAKLITSEVQDQTTKPIAGEGLKPIRTDGGMERSRSNGGGAIRHHRNTGRVSPAVDPPSPRLSAFGCCSAFGKKQPGKKVNQRKRPAKRRSR; translated from the coding sequence ATGGCGGGTCTTCAGAGATCCACCATCTCTTTCCGTCGACAGGGCTCTTCGGGTATAGTCTGGGACGATCGTCTCATCGCCGAGCTAAGCCAACAAGCGGCCAACGACCGGAAAGGCGAGACTCTACAACAGGACGAACAGGCCAAGCTGATTACGTCGGAAGTACAGGATCAGACAACCAAACCTATCGCCGGAGAAGGACTCAAACCTATCAGAACTGACGGAGGTATGGAGAGGAGTCGATCCAACGGAGGAGGAGCCATCCGCCACCATCGAAACACAGGGAGAGTGTCTCCGGCGGTGGACCCGCCGTCGCCGAGACTGTCGGCGTTTGGGTGCTGCTCTGCCTTCGGGAAGAAACAGCCGGGGAAGAAGGTTAATCAGAGGAAAAGGCCAGCGAAGCGTAGATCCAGATAG
- the PSF1 gene encoding partner of SLD five 1 — MYGRKGYQLIKDFATGEKGQLKPFNSKLFDETIEECDQNHHLIQSLIRKMQQEGLDVQNNRNADHYGALIHHLALIRNKRCLMAYVYNRAEIVRDLAWRVGLELLDLPSEIQEKLTTLEKEYFKNHSVALKSYMGKVGIELNVDMVPPKDPYIKVRILDDIDEGIVLSDKTTNFARHSMHFLKRTDAEPYIARVSLFRYSFPKTRMI, encoded by the exons ATGTACGGGAGAAAAGGGTATCAGCTTATCAAAGATTTTGCCACCGGAGAGAAGGGTCAGCTCAAACCTTTCAAC AGCAAACTCTTTGATGAAACAATCGAAGAGTGTGACCAGAATCACCATCTTATCCAGTCCTTGATAAG GAAAATGCAACAAGAAGGTTTGGATGTTCAGAACAACAGAAACGCTGACCACTATGGAGCACTAATTCACCACCTTGCTTTGATCCGGAACAAGCGCTGCCTCATGGCTTATGT GTACAACCGAGCAGAAATTGTGCGTGATTTGGCATGGAGAGTAGGGCTTGAACTTCTCGACCTTCCCTCTGAAATCCAAGAGAAGCTCACTACACTAGAGAAGGAATACTTCAAAAACCATTCGGTTGCTCTAAAATCATACATGGGAAAAGTAGGAATCGAGTTGAATGTC GATATGGTCCCTCCTAAAGATCCTTATATCAAGGTCAGAATTTTGGATGATATTGATGAAGGAATCGTGCTGAGtgacaaaacaacaaattttgcCCGTCATTCTATGCATTTCCTCAAACGTACTGATGCGGAACCATACATTGCTCGGGTCAGTCTTTTTCGTTATTCCTTCCCTAAAACTAGAATGATCTAA
- the PSF1 gene encoding partner of SLD five 1 has product MYGRKGYQLIKDFATGEKGQLKPFNSKLFDETIEECDQNHHLIQSLIRKMQQEGLDVQNNRNADHYGALIHHLALIRNKRCLMAYVYNRAEIVRDLAWRVGLELLDLPSEIQEKLTTLEKEYFKNHSVALKSYMGKVGIELNVDMVPPKDPYIKVRILDDIDEGIVLSDKTTNFARHSMHFLKRTDAEPYIARGQMEELTG; this is encoded by the exons ATGTACGGGAGAAAAGGGTATCAGCTTATCAAAGATTTTGCCACCGGAGAGAAGGGTCAGCTCAAACCTTTCAAC AGCAAACTCTTTGATGAAACAATCGAAGAGTGTGACCAGAATCACCATCTTATCCAGTCCTTGATAAG GAAAATGCAACAAGAAGGTTTGGATGTTCAGAACAACAGAAACGCTGACCACTATGGAGCACTAATTCACCACCTTGCTTTGATCCGGAACAAGCGCTGCCTCATGGCTTATGT GTACAACCGAGCAGAAATTGTGCGTGATTTGGCATGGAGAGTAGGGCTTGAACTTCTCGACCTTCCCTCTGAAATCCAAGAGAAGCTCACTACACTAGAGAAGGAATACTTCAAAAACCATTCGGTTGCTCTAAAATCATACATGGGAAAAGTAGGAATCGAGTTGAATGTC GATATGGTCCCTCCTAAAGATCCTTATATCAAGGTCAGAATTTTGGATGATATTGATGAAGGAATCGTGCTGAGtgacaaaacaacaaattttgcCCGTCATTCTATGCATTTCCTCAAACGTACTGATGCGGAACCATACATTGCTCGG GGCCAAATGGAGGAGCTGACAGGATGA
- the PSF1 gene encoding partner of SLD five 1 has protein sequence MQQEGLDVQNNRNADHYGALIHHLALIRNKRCLMAYVYNRAEIVRDLAWRVGLELLDLPSEIQEKLTTLEKEYFKNHSVALKSYMGKVGIELNVDMVPPKDPYIKVRILDDIDEGIVLSDKTTNFARHSMHFLKRTDAEPYIARGQMEELTG, from the exons ATGCAACAAGAAGGTTTGGATGTTCAGAACAACAGAAACGCTGACCACTATGGAGCACTAATTCACCACCTTGCTTTGATCCGGAACAAGCGCTGCCTCATGGCTTATGT GTACAACCGAGCAGAAATTGTGCGTGATTTGGCATGGAGAGTAGGGCTTGAACTTCTCGACCTTCCCTCTGAAATCCAAGAGAAGCTCACTACACTAGAGAAGGAATACTTCAAAAACCATTCGGTTGCTCTAAAATCATACATGGGAAAAGTAGGAATCGAGTTGAATGTC GATATGGTCCCTCCTAAAGATCCTTATATCAAGGTCAGAATTTTGGATGATATTGATGAAGGAATCGTGCTGAGtgacaaaacaacaaattttgcCCGTCATTCTATGCATTTCCTCAAACGTACTGATGCGGAACCATACATTGCTCGG GGCCAAATGGAGGAGCTGACAGGATGA
- a CDS encoding uncharacterized protein (unknown protein; FUNCTIONS IN: molecular_function unknown; INVOLVED IN: biological_process unknown; LOCATED IN: endomembrane system; BEST Arabidopsis thaliana protein match is: unknown protein (TAIR:AT5G11280.1); Has 49 Blast hits to 49 proteins in 13 species: Archae - 0; Bacteria - 0; Metazoa - 0; Fungi - 0; Plants - 49; Viruses - 0; Other Eukaryotes - 0 (source: NCBI BLink).), whose translation MDLSKKKWASIISVIASSLFSLLIVFQIPLFRVACRNKSCETPLEVISSELIATDLIPSSLVKTLLYPGAITKSLFAGSKIPSYHHLFQFYSFDGMYRTSSFATDIHHLEVFAGSCLCLLGALLNLFKPTRITFIGTLLISWGLIRDILLLDSAHDWISPHRNSVRVYPTLFLASLSAFLSMRSDVRKIIRCCTSITLSKSSKGD comes from the exons ATGGATCTTTCGAAGAAGAAATGGGCTTCGATTATCTCCGTCATcgcttcttctctgttttcgcTCCTCATCGTCTTCCAGATTCCTCTGTTCAG AGTGGCGTGCAGGAACAAGAGTTGTGAAACTCCATTAGAGGTCATATCCTCTGAGTTGATTGCTACTGATTtgattccttcttctcttgtcaAGACCCTCCTTTATCCTGGTGCCATTACCAAGTCTCTTTTTGCTGGCTCCAAAATCCCCAGCTACCACCACTTGTTTCAGTTTTACAGTTTCGACGGCATGTATCGCACCTCCTCCTTTGCAACCGATATTCATCATCTAGAG GTGTTTGCTGGGAGTTGTTTGTGTCTTCTTGGAGCTTTACTCAACCTGTTCAAACCCACAAGAATAACCTTCATTGGAACGCTTTTGATATCTTGGGGTCTTATCAGAGACATTCTTCTTCTGGACTCTGCTCACGATTGGATAAGCCCCCACAGAAACTCTGTTCGTGTCTACCCAACACTGTTTCTAGCTTCACTTTCTGCATTTCTCTCCATGCGAAGCGACGTCAGGAAGATCATCAGGTGTTGTACATCTATCACCCTTTCCAAATCCTCTAAAGGAGACTAG
- the BRCC36A gene encoding Mov34/MPN/PAD-1 family protein (Mov34/MPN/PAD-1 family protein; FUNCTIONS IN: molecular_function unknown; INVOLVED IN: biological_process unknown; LOCATED IN: endomembrane system; EXPRESSED IN: male gametophyte; EXPRESSED DURING: L mature pollen stage, M germinated pollen stage; CONTAINS InterPro DOMAIN/s: Mov34/MPN/PAD-1 (InterPro:IPR000555); BEST Arabidopsis thaliana protein match is: Mov34/MPN/PAD-1 family protein (TAIR:AT3G06820.2); Has 1011 Blast hits to 924 proteins in 229 species: Archae - 0; Bacteria - 3; Metazoa - 473; Fungi - 224; Plants - 189; Viruses - 0; Other Eukaryotes - 122 (source: NCBI BLink).) translates to MSLTCVNMSEDVWLTCLTHALSTETEEIMGLLLGDIEYSKDGGSATAMIWGASPQSRSDRQKDRVETNPEQLAAASAQADRMTISTGRTTRVIGWYHSHPHITVLPSHVDVRTQAMYQLLDSGFIGLIFSCFSEDANKVGRIQVIAFQSSDGKPNSIPKSMSLVLANKDSVIDLESSFSSSDSIYQRSSSARGDNPELDTSDTATTSGSKGGGRVSDFEAFFVNNTEANNTRRDGTSGNYSSTAIEIDSMDMSESMQEAMHRSNLETSGVGYVRKEVPLHVLPTSSLLQLNSPLASFKSLQRVLYEEERAAYHQSVQQSKRDGRVHPLAFIHNTSTYQASMCKLIEYCLSPAINALQDRLKENKIRLAMLMDEAEVLEAQKLKGAETSGGASRLVHGSGSRSRRRS, encoded by the exons ATGTCTCTTACATGCGTTAATATGTCCGAGGATGTCTGGTTGACTTGCCTCACTCACGCATTATCCACCGAGACCGAAGAGATCATGGGTCTCCTTCTCGGCGACATCGAG TACTCAAAGGACGGGGGAAGTGCCACAGCTATGATCTGGGGAGCATCGCCTCAGTCACGGTCTGATCGGCAGAAGGATAGAGTTGAAACCAATCCTGAACAACTGGCTGCTGCTTCTGCTCAGGCTGAT AGAATGACGATATCAACGGGCAGAACTACACGGGTCATTGGATGGTACCACTCCCATCCTCATATTACCGTTCTTCCTTCCCATGTCG ATGTTCGAACACAAGCTATGTATCAGCTTTTAGATTCTGGTTTTATTGGCCTCATCTTTTCCTGTTTTAGTGAAGATGCTAACAAG GTTGGCAGAATCCAAGTTATCGCTTTCCAGTCTTCTGATGGAAAGCCGAATAGTATTCCTAAATCAATGAGCCTGGTTCTTGCAAATAAAGATTCTGTTATCGATTTAGAATCTTCATTTAGTTCTTCGGACTCGATATACCAGAGATCGTCTTCTGCTCGGGGAGACAATCCTGAGCTCGACACAAGTGATACAGCTACAACTTCCGGATCTAAG GGTGGAGGACGCGTTTCAGATTTTGAGGCTTTCTTTGTGAACAATACTGAGGCCAACAACACCAGAAGAGATGGAACAAGTGGAAACTACAGCAGCACAGCAATAGAAATTGACTCGATGGACATGTCTGAAAGTATGCAAGAGGCAATGCACCGCTCAAATTTAGAAACCAG TGGTGTGGGGTATGTTAGAAAAGAAGTCCCACTTCATGTTTTGCCGACTTCATCCCTTCTTCAACTCAATTCACCTTTAGCATCTTTTAAAAGCCTGCAACGAGTACTCTACGAGGAGGAACGAGCAGCGTACCACCAATCCGTGCAGCAAAGCAAGAG aGACGGGAGAGTTCATCCTCTTGCTTTCATTCACAACACATCAACATATCAGGCTTCCATGTGCAAGTTAATAGAATACTG CTTGAGTCCTGCCATTAACGCACTTCAAGATAGGCTGAAGGAGAACAAGATCCGG TTAGCAATGCTGATGGATGAAGCTGAAGTTTTGGAAGCACAGAAACTGAAAGGAGCAGAGACAAGCGGGGGAGCATCTCGTCTGGTTCACGGTTCTGGCAGCCGAAGCAGAAGACGATCGTAG
- the BRCC36A gene encoding Mov34/MPN/PAD-1 family protein (Mov34/MPN/PAD-1 family protein; FUNCTIONS IN: molecular_function unknown; INVOLVED IN: biological_process unknown; LOCATED IN: endomembrane system; EXPRESSED IN: male gametophyte; EXPRESSED DURING: L mature pollen stage, M germinated pollen stage; CONTAINS InterPro DOMAIN/s: Mov34/MPN/PAD-1 (InterPro:IPR000555); BEST Arabidopsis thaliana protein match is: Mov34/MPN/PAD-1 family protein (TAIR:AT3G06820.2); Has 30201 Blast hits to 17322 proteins in 780 species: Archae - 12; Bacteria - 1396; Metazoa - 17338; Fungi - 3422; Plants - 5037; Viruses - 0; Other Eukaryotes - 2996 (source: NCBI BLink).) — translation MSLTCVNMSEDVWLTCLTHALSTETEEIMGLLLGDIEYSKDGGSATAMIWGASPQSRSDRQKDRVETNPEQLAAASAQADRMTISTGRTTRVIGWYHSHPHITVLPSHVDVRTQAMYQLLDSGFIGLIFSCFSEDANKVGRIQVIAFQSSDGKPNSIPKSMSLVLANKDSVIDLESSFSSSDSIYQRSSSARGDNPELDTSDTATTSGSKGGGRVSDFEAFFVNNTEANNTRRDGTSGNYSSTAIEIDSMDMSESMQEAMHRSNLETSGVGYVRKEVPLHVLPTSSLLQLNSPLASFKSLQRVLYEEERAAYHQSVQQSKRDGRVHPLAFIHNTSTYQASMCKLIEYCLSPAINALQDRLKENKIRVCVSS, via the exons ATGTCTCTTACATGCGTTAATATGTCCGAGGATGTCTGGTTGACTTGCCTCACTCACGCATTATCCACCGAGACCGAAGAGATCATGGGTCTCCTTCTCGGCGACATCGAG TACTCAAAGGACGGGGGAAGTGCCACAGCTATGATCTGGGGAGCATCGCCTCAGTCACGGTCTGATCGGCAGAAGGATAGAGTTGAAACCAATCCTGAACAACTGGCTGCTGCTTCTGCTCAGGCTGAT AGAATGACGATATCAACGGGCAGAACTACACGGGTCATTGGATGGTACCACTCCCATCCTCATATTACCGTTCTTCCTTCCCATGTCG ATGTTCGAACACAAGCTATGTATCAGCTTTTAGATTCTGGTTTTATTGGCCTCATCTTTTCCTGTTTTAGTGAAGATGCTAACAAG GTTGGCAGAATCCAAGTTATCGCTTTCCAGTCTTCTGATGGAAAGCCGAATAGTATTCCTAAATCAATGAGCCTGGTTCTTGCAAATAAAGATTCTGTTATCGATTTAGAATCTTCATTTAGTTCTTCGGACTCGATATACCAGAGATCGTCTTCTGCTCGGGGAGACAATCCTGAGCTCGACACAAGTGATACAGCTACAACTTCCGGATCTAAG GGTGGAGGACGCGTTTCAGATTTTGAGGCTTTCTTTGTGAACAATACTGAGGCCAACAACACCAGAAGAGATGGAACAAGTGGAAACTACAGCAGCACAGCAATAGAAATTGACTCGATGGACATGTCTGAAAGTATGCAAGAGGCAATGCACCGCTCAAATTTAGAAACCAG TGGTGTGGGGTATGTTAGAAAAGAAGTCCCACTTCATGTTTTGCCGACTTCATCCCTTCTTCAACTCAATTCACCTTTAGCATCTTTTAAAAGCCTGCAACGAGTACTCTACGAGGAGGAACGAGCAGCGTACCACCAATCCGTGCAGCAAAGCAAGAG aGACGGGAGAGTTCATCCTCTTGCTTTCATTCACAACACATCAACATATCAGGCTTCCATGTGCAAGTTAATAGAATACTG CTTGAGTCCTGCCATTAACGCACTTCAAGATAGGCTGAAGGAGAACAAGATCCGGGTATGTGTCTCCTCATAA
- a CDS encoding hypothetical protein (DUF1644) (FUNCTIONS IN: zinc ion binding; INVOLVED IN: biological_process unknown; LOCATED IN: intracellular; CONTAINS InterPro DOMAIN/s: Zinc finger, C2H2-like (InterPro:IPR015880), Protein of unknown function DUF1644 (InterPro:IPR012866); BEST Arabidopsis thaliana protein match is: Protein of unknown function (DUF1644) (TAIR:AT2G26050.1); Has 311 Blast hits to 289 proteins in 26 species: Archae - 0; Bacteria - 0; Metazoa - 37; Fungi - 0; Plants - 274; Viruses - 0; Other Eukaryotes - 0 (source: NCBI BLink).): MCKERRIVCESSNKIRVSPYPLRSTRTNKLKAIESPIDESNWEDVRCMICMEPPHEAVLLTCSSSLNGCRPYMCGTSFRHSNCFKQFCRNNRKKRSNTKTLHCPLCRGEVLETKKASKTARRFMNAKPRSCPVDGCEFSGTYAHLNKHLKTEHQGLVPAKVDPQRQSRWEMLVRHAEYVNLMSAAGIPHMSGVVHHQLPNNHHLPMFQVGFSGTMQNLDGPSNVSNGFGPVNYPPVFVPRLQFRPVFDMYRDRIP; the protein is encoded by the coding sequence ATGTGTAAGGAAAGACGTATAGTGTGTGAGTCAAGCAACAAGATCAGAGTATCGCCATACCCGCTTCGATCTACTAGGACCAACAAACTCAAAGCAATTGAGTCACCTATTGATGAGTCAAATTGGGAAGATGTGCGGTGTATGATCTGCATGGAACCGCCACACGAAGCTGTGCTTTTGACATGCTCGTCCTCACTCAATGGATGTCGTCCTTACATGTGCGGCACGAGTTTTCGTCACTCCAACTGTTTCAAACAGTTTTGcagaaacaacagaaaaaagCGCTCAAACACCAAGACCTTACATTGCCCTCTTTGTAGAGGAGAAGTCTTGGAGACGAAAAAGGCTTCGAAGACTGCAagaagattcatgaatgctAAACCGAGGTCTTGCCCTGTGGATGGCTGTGAATTTTCAGGGACATATGCTCACCTTAATAAGCACTTGAAAACTGAGCATCAGGGTCTTGTCCCAGCAAAGGTCGATCCACAAAGGCAAAGTAGGTGGGAAATGTTGGTAAGACATGCTGAATATGTTAATCTCATGTCTGCAGCTGGGATTCCGCATATGTCTGGGGTTGTGCATCATCAACTTCCCAACAATCATCATCTTCCGATGTTTCAGGTGGGCTTTAGTGGAACCATGCAAAATTTGGATGGTCCGAGTAATGTAAGTAACGGATTTGGTCCCGTCAACTACCCCCCAGTTTTTGTACCCAGACTGCAGTTTCGACCAGTGTTTGACATGTATCGTGATAGGATTCCATGA